The DNA window GGCGGCGAGACCGAGCTCAGCGACGAGGCCTACTTCGCGCTCAACCGCGAAGCGGCGCGCAGTGGCCTGGTTGATGTCATCGATATCGAGCTGTTCAATGATGAAGCGCAGATCCGCGCGCTGGTTGACGATGCGCATGCCGCGGGCGTCAAAGTGATCATGAGTAACCATGATTTTCATAAGACCCCCGCCCAGGAAGATATCATCTATCGCCTGCGCCGCATGCAGGATCTGGGCGCCGATCTGCCGAAGATCGCGGTGATGCCGCAATCGCCGCAGGACGTTCTGACCCTGCTCGCCGCCACGCTGACCATGAAAGAGAAGTATGCCACCCGCCCGCTGATCACCATGTCGATGGGAAAATCGGGCGGCGTCAGCCGGGTGACCGGGCGTCTTTTTGGCTCAGCCATGACCTTCGGTACCGTGGGTCAGGCTTCCGCGCCGGGACAGATCGCCATCGACAAGCTGCGTGAAGTGATGGATATTCTCTCCTGATAACCCCTCAGCCCGGAGGACCTCTCCGGGCTATTCGCTAACAGATCTTCTGGCTGTCGTGGATGACCACATTTTTAAACG is part of the Klebsiella quasipneumoniae subsp. quasipneumoniae genome and encodes:
- the aroD gene encoding type I 3-dehydroquinate dehydratase — its product is MTNAVTVKNITFQEGETLICVPLIGKTLDEILGNAHGLVDAGADIIEWRVDHFTQVREMAQVMAALAEIRGALKALPLLFTFRSKKEGGETELSDEAYFALNREAARSGLVDVIDIELFNDEAQIRALVDDAHAAGVKVIMSNHDFHKTPAQEDIIYRLRRMQDLGADLPKIAVMPQSPQDVLTLLAATLTMKEKYATRPLITMSMGKSGGVSRVTGRLFGSAMTFGTVGQASAPGQIAIDKLREVMDILS